tcctcctgccacaCAGAGGTACAATTAAGAGCCTTATGTTACATATCCCAACCTGCCTGAGTAGGTTTATGCCTACTTGCCCTTAAAAGCATCAGCTTGATTTACTTAACTGATCTTATACAATTCACTGGAAGACCCTAGCTGATATCCACCTCATACTCACCCCCATCTCCTCTTCACGAACTACATACTGGGCCACTTTGAAGGAGCTGAGATACTCATTCATGCCCTGAAGTTCTGTGTCTTCTGTTTCATCCTGGTTCCGATCCAACAGGCGCTCAATTGCTTTGTCATCGTAGTGGATAACACTGCTGTCCTCGCCTTCTTTGTTATCCCCTGAGGGAGAAGCACAGACAGACATCTATGTGGATCTCAAGGGACTACGAGAGGATATGGCACCCTAGACCTCTTTGTAGAGCTCTGATCAGTACTGTGCCTACAGTTACTAGCTAACTAAGGATTCAGTCCTTCCCCACCTCCTTCAGTTCTACTTTCAGGCACTCACCACCCTCAGTTGCCTCATCCTTGAAGAGCTCTTCAGTGCCAAATTTGAGAATGTCATCAAGTTCCTGTTTTGACATGGAGCCTGTCTTGGAGCCCAATCCTGGTCTCACTACCAGATGAGTTagcatcattttcttcttggccacctgagtGATACGCTCCTCCACTGAGGCCCTTGTCACAAAGCGGTATATCATCACTTTCTTGTTCTGTCCAATTCTATGTGCACGACTGAAGGCCTGGAAGAGGGAGACACTCAGAACAGTCTAGAGCAACACAAGCAATTGCCTGCTACACCCCACCTACCTCCACAAGTTTCCCAGTTGCCTTCATGTTTGCTCTTAACATTGGTTAAGACATGCCCTGGAAGAATCCTCTACTTGTTCACTTTCCACCTCCACCCATCCTCACTGCTCTAATTTTGCATGTTTCTAGAAGGGAAGTCACCACAAATTCCTTCACTCCCTCTGATGCTTTCACTTCCCTTCTTCCTCACAAAGGCCCCCTACAGTGAGTGGTCTCATTCAAACTCACCTGGATATCATTGTGGGGGTTCCAGTCTGAGTCATAAATAATCACAGTATCTGCTGTGGCCAAGTTAATACCAAGACCCCCAGCTCGAgttgaaagcagaaagcagaactgctgagcaccaggagcttggaaaaaaaaaagagaacagaggcAATCAAGGGAGAGCACATTACTCAAACAAGGATTTTATCATCTCAGGGGAATCACTACCAGTTTAAGATTCCAGGAGAGCAATGGAACACTCGGGCCACTATCAACAATCCCATATTGAACACtaaacacatacaaaacaagaaatttaattttgtacatAAAATACAGAGGAGAATTCTTACCATTGAAGCGATCAATAGCCTCTTGACGCATGTTGCCTGTAATTCCTCCATCAATCCGCTCGTATTTATATCCTTCATGTTCTAGGAAGTCTTCCAAAAGGTCTAACATTTTAGTCATCTGCATATCAAAAATcaccacaaaaaaaagtgagggaCAAGGGGATACCAGAACAACAGGCTCCTTTCCTCAGGAACAGAATTCTCAGCTTTAAGGTTTTCCCCTCACATACCTGAGAGAATATGAGCACCCTGTGACCTCCTTCCTTGAGATTCTTTAACATCTTCTGGAGCAGCAACAGCTTTCCAGATGCTCGAATAAGAGCACTACCATCATACATGCCATTTGGCATCTTTGGAgcttcctaaaaagaaaaaaaagtgaggggtaagagaagaaaactgcTTCTGCTTGATATTAGTCCCTAGCTGTGTTCTTCAGATGCTGACTCACGTCTAGTCATTTAACTCAGTACAACCACAATGCATAGCATTACTTATACAAAACATCAGTGCCAGCCTGTGCTACTTATTTTGCAATTTAACTCCTAGATCCCTTCTTCTTTCTGAGTCAGTCCCTACTGTGTCTCCCTCATCCTGAGTGAATCAAAAGATGTTCCTACTTGTCAATAAAGATACTGGAAAAGGATAGGCCTTCCAGTATGTGATGTCTCCATAAAGGCAGAAATATacaagatgggaaaaaaaagcacaagaataAAAAGGGAATCCCTCCATACTTGCCATGGAGCTCATGGTCTCCCTGGTAACAGCCAGCAGGGAATTTGCTTATATAAGAGTAAGTCAGCAACTGGACATACCATAGCAGCCACAGGAAAGAGGTAGGGGTGGTTGCAGCACTTCTTCAGATCCATAACAACATTCAGCAAGGAAACTTGGTTACCACCACCACGTGCATTCAGTGCCTCAAAGTTCCTtgtcaaaatgtatttatagtatttcctgaaaagggaaaaaaacatatatatatatatatatatatatatatagacacacacacacacaccccccagGCACCCCTCATGAGAGCAACTAACATACTCTTTTGTTAACCTGTGTACAACTCCTGGCACTACCTGGCAACTACCTAGGCTCTGCCAGTGGCAGTTACTATCCTTTTAACCCTTACATCAGACCACAGGACTATTCCTCCCCTCaactacagcagcagcaggaagttTTCCTCCTATCCGCTGTGCGGAAAACTCTACAGTGAGGCTAAGGCTGTTTCAGCAGCTTCTTTGGAACTGCAGAACAGAGCAACAGTAGTTCCACAGCAAATGCTCCATCCATCCCCACACTCACTTCTGCATGGGGCTCAACTCCACTCTGACAATAAGTTCTGTCTTAGATGGCATGTTCTTGAAAACGTCAGCTTTGAGACGCCTCAGCATATGCGGGCCCAGCATGTCATGCAGCTTCTTAATCTGATCTTCCTTGGCTATATCCGCAAACTCTTCTAAGAAGCCCTCCAAGTTactgcagagaaacagacaTTCAGCAAAatccacaaaggaaaaagagcaaaaaaaaaaaaaagggggataGGAGTTTCAAGACAAGCAGGCTTTGCCTGAACTTGCACTGCAAGACATACTGGAATCTCTCTGGTGTCAGGAAGTTCAGCAGGTGGAACAGTTCTTCCAGGTTGTTCTGCAGGGGAGTTCCTGTAAGCAGCAGCTTATGCTGGAGTGAATAACCGTTCAGCACACGGAAGAACTGgaaaagcagggaaggaagagagagagagagacacaaAGACTTAAGTCACAGTCCTACAAAAAAAAGTCCtagaaaaaagaacaacaagcTAGAATTTGATTTAGATCATAACAGCTGTTTGGATAAGAGCTCCAAGCAGCTCTCATTCCAGTCAGGGCCACTAGACTGATCTTATTTGGATCACTCTTCTGCATAAGAAATGACTGCAGCAAGTCCTACAAGCCATCAGGTACTAGAAGGTTTCCCTTGCTTTTTTAAGTTACAAGCTTTCAGACCACCAACCTTTTCCAGACTGCTATACTATGTactttttcctctaaattaGTGTTCTACATTCTTGCTTCTCTGGCTCGAGACTTCTAGAAATAACTAAGTCAGTCTTCCTATTCATATCAATCCTGGCAGCATTCCAGAGTTCTGAacaagcagaggagaaagagctAAGGGTTTGCCAATGTGTCTTTAAAGTAATTTGTGCTGGTTTTCACAACAATGAAGTAATTCCAGACAGAACTAGTGAGCAGGTAAGGTACTGAACTGAAAAGCACAAGTATATAGTGTTCGCTAGCGCAAACTGACATAGCAGTAATTTATGAACTTGGccatttgtttgctctttttaaacTTAACATGATACAGCATCAAACAGTATGAGAGTAGCTTGTACTAGGTggcaaacaaaaatcaagagaTACCACCACTCATTTTGGTTATCATACCAGAAGGATTCCTTTCTTGGAATCAAATACGGAAGTTACTCATATCTGCAAAAGATACCCTTTGGTAGGTAAACATCACCACCTGTCAAAAAAGCTGATCTGTCTTGCAACCATACACCTAAAGCTGTCCTTAAGGGACAGGAAACAAATCTAGAAAAAGGTAGACTTAACGGTCTTGGTGGATATCCAATTGCAACTTAGTCATTGTGAAGCCTTGAGACTTAATATTCTCTTTCAGTTCATGAGTACGAATAATAAGTGTTCATTACCATTTCCAATAATTTCAATTCTAAGCACAGAACAACATCCAGTTTTAGGGCCTACAATCAAACATGATCTGGAAACTGGATATCAAGCACAGCTGTGATATATTGGAAAGATACCTCACACTTGGATCTGAAAagttaaagctttttttttctttaaacaaagaagTAACTTTCTCTTACAGTCTGCAAGAACCTATAAAACCAGATTTCCAGTAACAGTTGTTTTTAGTGTACTAAGCCCTAGAATCCAGCTGAAGACAGACAAATCAATACCAGAATTAAAGCACAAGGGCTTAGGGAGGGGCTGGATTAAGAAAGTACAGTCAATTCAACTGAATTAAAACAAGCTTAGTTAAGGTGCAGCCTTGTATGAAAGCAGCTGTATGGCTTTCAGCATTTGCCCAGGCATTGTTGGACACCCCTGGCCACCTCTCCCATTTCTATAACATTTAATTAGCTCTGCCACAAAGCTTGATGAATGCAGAGACCAAGACTACTCTGGAAGCAGGACAATTGTACTCATGAAGCTTGTCTTACACTCAATATGGTAAACCCTTTCAGAATAGAGCTGTTGCAGGTATATGATCTGCTTCCAGAGAAgcctgtttttaagaaaaaacatccaGGTTTTGCgtgtttgttgggttttttaaactttattttttttttttaaagttttccagTATACACCAATTGCCTACTCAACCAGAGAGGAAACTGTTTTAATGAATGAGACACATGACAAGTGAAATTGTTACcagttataataaaaatgaaggttgttccccccacccctccccgcCTTTAAGATAATGCATCAAATTTGCTGTCAAATATATGACTAAGAGCTGGCAGACAAACTTACTTGCTTAGGAACAGCAATCTATTCTTCTGAACAATCTCTGCAACGCGTGTCATGCCTATAAACCTTATTACCTATGCTTTTCTGTACCTTAGACTGATTGTTCTTCAGTCGGTGAGCTTCATCCACAATGAGACAGGCCCAGTCAATAGACCCCAGTATGGCCATATCAATTGTGATCAGTTCATAGGAGGTGAGAAGCACGTGGAACTTCACAGCAGCTTccttctgcaaaggaaaaggagggacATGATAATGAGATAATGGAATGCCCCAAGACAAAGGGGATGCAGGGTCTCTCCAAGCTGTTCCAACAAGCCATGGTTGAACAGCATGTCAAAACCATTTCTCACACGCAGTTTCCTGTCAACAGATTCAAAATACTACCCAAGCATTCCAGTTCTTCAATCCCCTATTACTTGTTTTACTCAAGTCTCCTCAACCCCTTTGTTACTTACTACCTATGTACAGTAACCAAGTCTTGAAACAAGTTTACAAATAAGCAGTGAATAGAGGAATGTTATGGAAAGATCCGGTGATATGTAGCTCATCAAGAAGTTAAGACTTAGATAAATAGCttagaaaaatttaaatttgttaGTACTTCGTGCAGATAAATTTCAAGGGAAACCAAAACCAAGGAGTCCTATTTAACTCTGCCACTGGGAAAACTTTTCCTAGTAAAAAAAGGTGGTAGCTAGActaaaattctattaaaaaacagCCACCTATATCAGGATCTTCCTATCTGGGCACAGAACGCAACTTCTCGGATGTCTAGATGTGGCTTTACGACCAGCCAGTTCCTCATACAGACTTAAGGAGGAGTCAAATTGATGCAGGTTGGCAATTCTGACATTGACTTAGATCTGTAGGAAGTATGATATACAACTTCACAGATTAAGCAGAAGAATAAAGAGACTTGCCTATAGCCAGTATTGCTTTAGTCAACAccctttttcttcagtgctgtatGGTTCAGACTGGTAAGTGCTTAAAACAGTCTAGAAAAGGAGTCTAACTAAATACCCAATAGTCATCAATTTGTAGTTATTTCCCCTGCAAAGCTAAAAGTATAGTCAGTTCCCAGGGATTTCAGAATATCTGAATCTTGGCTGCTGAAAGCCAGTCTAGCGCATCTCTTCTTCCAGCTCAGGCTTGCAATACAGCAGAGTTCTGTACCTTCATTCTGGATGCTTTTTTGCCTCCACGTATGGCATTATCCTCAAAAGTGAACTCATTCTCACGGATGATGGCCCGGCTGTCTTTGTCCCCAACATAGGTCACTACATACATATCTGGTGCCCACATCTCAAATTCTCGTTCCCAGTTGATGATAGTGGAGAGTGGGGCACTCACCAAGAAGGGTCCCTTTGAGTGGCCCTATGAACAGAATCAGTAAGAGCATTAGATGAATGCATCCACTCACTCAAGCACCATCTTCCTGGCTAGTGTTCTCACAGCTATGTTTTGCCTCTCACCTCTTTGTATAAGGAATATAGGAACACAGCTGTCTGCACAGTCTTTCCCAGACCCATTTCATCTGCCAAGATTGTATCTGTGCCCTGAGCCCAAGAAAAACGCAGCCAGTTCAGTCCTTCCAGTTGGTATGGATGCAAGGTACCCCCTGTTACATCAAGGTACTCAGGTTGCCGGTCATATTTCACTGTTGGCtacagcagaaagaaggaagagttgAGATTTACCTTAGCAATACAATTACCAAGAGTTCTTTCCTAGTCAATACATATTCCCTAGTGTAGATGAGACTCCATTGAAAACCACCAGATTAAGCCCAGTACTAAATCCCTAAAAAGCCAGAAGGTGTCCATCAACCCaacccatcttttttttttttataagctctTTCTACCAATAGCCAGCCAGTCTGTTTCCAGTTTACAAAAGCTAGGCCTTTGTCTGAAGGTTGTATGAACCCATTTACTTTTTAGGCCTGGAAGGAATTATAAGCCTTGTGTTTGTTACCCTTTGGTTTCCCATTTACCAAGCCCCGTCCCCACTCAAAATAACCAGCTCCATCAGATGGCACCAAAGCAGTAAACAGTAACTTACATCTACCGTGGGAGTTTCAGGGGGCCTTTCCAGTTTCCGCATCTTCACTTTCTTTAGCTTCTTACCAGGCCTTCCCTCTTCACCCCTCATCAGCTCCCTATGCAGAGACAGTCCCAAGAATATGCAAGTTTAATGGCTTTTGTAATAGTCCAAGGGAAAACTATCGCAAAGAACAGGGGGGCAATCGGGTAACTCAAATATGATCAAGAGAACAAAGTTGGAACCTTCATGAACTGATGGAGAGGTGTAAGGTTCCTGCCCAAAGGAATAAGGAGACAGCAACACAAAGATGTTTCTTTGCTATCTCCATATATGCAGCCAGTGCTAGGTAATGACATACTCAAATACTTTCTGTTGAGATAGAGGAACATGACCTCTAGgtattttctcctacctgtgaTTCCAGTAGGCTTGCTTGTAAAGGTCATAATCTTGGATATCCACATCCTCGCTTTCCCATGATGCCTGGTCATAGGGCAGGTCTCTCCATTTAATCAAATAGTGGACATTCCCCTTCTTATCCACACTGAGGGAGAAACCAGTAAGTCTTAAGCACAGTGAAAAGACAGCATTCACTCAATCCACTCaagtgggagagaagaaaaggatccCTTAATgaagcaacaaaaacacaagaacaatGTTTGTCATATAAACAAAAGAactcccattttttccccctcattcaCAATGCAGCTTAGCTCATCAGCTCTCCCTTAACCCTACCTAAGGCATTTGTTAAAAATCCTCCTGCTCTTCCACAGGGATAGGTATTTAAATGAGAATAATTTGTCTTCGCTTCCTTCCCTACCTATGATTAAGGATTCTGTGGATCATCATCCACTCCGGCTTGATCCCATAGCGGTAGAAGCGCTCCTCCATTTCAGCATATTTGGGGtccttgttctttctctttcgACTTTTCTCCTCTTCACCTCCGAAGTCCCCTGAGGGTGGCTCATCCATATCATTCTTGCGTTGGTAATTCCTAAACATGACTTGACagtgcagctccagctggagTCAGGACAAAGAGTTAAAGACCATAAGTCTCTCTCCCCCTCAACTACCCACAGAAATAACCATATCATAAGGGTGGATAGCTAAGAGTCTTTAACTCACCTGCAACTCTGACACCCAAGAGCAGTGCCAGTAGGACATGCCCTGCCATTTGACAAAGAACTGCCTTTCAGGCCGACCCTCCAGAGGCTTAGGAGGAGGAGCATTAGGGTCTGCATCAGGTGGACGTGGTGGTGGGGGACCAACTGGGGGCTGACCCCATTTCCAGATCAAGATCTTCTGCACCTTTCCTTTCAAAGCAGGGCACTAAAAAGTTAGACAGATTGTTATATCAGACTGCAAGTATTCTAACCACAAGTGCTGAGGAGTAGAGTGTGTTCAAAGAGTCACAGTTCTCTTCCTTAGTTATAGCTTTACTACACAGGTGGAGTTTGCTCTTTGGGCTTGGAAGCTTTCATCCTCTTATTTCCAGCATTTCCCTGAGCTTTCTCTAGTTtgtcttccctcccctcccaacCAAGACTGGGGAATCCAATTCAGTATCTTAATTTAGTCATCTCCCCAGggcacaaaaaaatcagaagttccACATGAAATACACAAATTGCTGGGCTTAATGTCAGTCCATCCAACCAGAACTCCAATGTgcagaaagtgtttttctgtggAACTATCAGCCCAATATAGGGATATACCCTGAAGCAGATTCTATTTTGTTCATTATCTTAGAAGTCCTCATCACTTACTGAAAGCATCTAATGCCATTTATAATACTTCATTTCAGTAACATCTTGCAAGTGTGAAACTTCTGACCATCTACTAAGAAAGGGCTTGGCATTACAGAGCCTGCAGTACAAAATCTGTTTGGCTCAGTAccagcttaaaatatttaagtgctgAATTTGCTTGCACTCATATTGCTGCTTTTACATATACACAGGGCCCAAGAAAACAGCTTTGGCATCCTGGACCCAAGACTGCCCAACTACTTCACACATGGGCAAACCTCATGAAACTCAATTGCTGTAATCCTGTACTTCCTGCTCTCTGGAGTAAAAACAGCCAAGCTACATCCAACCATAGAGATCCAGACCTCAGCAAACTATGACAAAAATGCAATAGCCTTCTCTGAGGACCTAGCATTTCCAGGAAAATGTGATGTTCAAAAGGGAACAGATCCATCTGCTCTTTTAGCAACAGGGGAGTGGCATAGCAGAAACTTACAGTGCAGCGAGGACACAGCCACTCCCCATTGGGAATCTCTGGCAATGGGGGATTCAGACAGTGGATGTGATAGGACGAAGGACAGGCATCACAGCATAGCAGCTCTCCTCCATCCTTGCAGACTCTACAGAACTCCATATGGTGGTCATCTTCTTCCTCAGCATCTCCCACAACATCTTCCAGGATCTCCTCACCTTCAGAGTTATCCTCCTTTGCTTCCCACTGAATGCCCTCTTTCTCCTACAGAGGTaggaaatcagaaaaatcaGATCGACGCATTCATGATTATCTTCATTAGCACTGAACAGTATCAAGTCAACTGACCTTCCCCCTTGACAAATTCAGGGGAATCCAGTACTCACACAGTGCGGGCAGCTCCATTTGCCCTCTGGGGCTTTCTCCATGTCTGGGTCGAGGCAAACCATGTGGTAGGCACGAGGGCAGGTATCACACAGTATgatttctcctccctgctggcacACCTCACAGTAGTCCTGGTGATCAGTCTCATAGCCATCCACAGCCACTGTGGAGTCCTCCTCACCTGCAGAGGATGTGGGAAGTTAGAATAGTACAAGGCACAGCAGATACAAGCCTCTTGCAGCAAGGGCTGGTGCTCCCTCAGCACCAACAGACTATACAGTTGCAGAGTGAGTTTTGGATTCTGTATCTCTCTATCCTTGTAATAAACAGGGCAGGGggcaaaaactgaaacagaagtgaaacaaaGCCCTTTGGGACTCCTTCCACCCATGAAATTAAAGGTATAGCTTAGGCCAGGAAAACTCAGCACTGTATCTGTTCCTctaccaaagagaaaaaattccTGGGCACATTTTCCTTACTGGAAGTAATATCAGGTCCTTCCTCCATGAAGAATTCTCCTCCCTCAAGTACACTGATAAGGACCCAAATGCTGCACAGACATTCCTCTCATCTCTCTATACACTTAGCTGCAATTCTGTTTCCAACTGACAGCAAGCAGcaatacctttctttttctttttcccagctttgAGTTTTTTGCGACTGCGACTACTACGGCTGGTAGATCCATCTGAAACAGAGTAGCTGTTGATGCTGGCATCATCAAAGTCTGACTCCACATCCAGATCATCGTCTTCACTCTGAGgtagggaagaagaaagatgtgCTGCTCAGGCATGCACGCTGGGGACAGCAATCAGACCCAGATCCCAGCATCTCTAGCATGTCATAGCTTCTCCTCAGAATATCACAGAAGGAGGGTCACTTACTGATGATCTCTTACGCTTGGAGCCAAATCCTCCCAGTTTGATTTTCAAAGGTGCcactttctttgttttaggTTTTTTGATATCAGGAATACGAGGACTGGCCTTTGGCTTCCGCCGGGCATTGGGTCCTGCGAACAGAGAAGCCTGTGAGTCAAAAGGATTACTGCCTTGACACCACTCTCTACCACCCTTGTCAGATTTTTCATCTCACCTTTGCCCTCCTTTGTCTTGGCTTTCCTGAGCGGCACTTCTACCGGGGGCTGCGGCAGCACAGCATCCACGTTTGTCACCATACTCTCCACTACTgcaacagctgcagctgcagcagctgccacagaTGCACCTGAACTTCCCTTGAAGGGGTTGTTTGTGCTAAACTCCCTCCATTTGGCTCCCAGTACCATCATCATCTTCGACACGGCTATTTTAGGGTTCTTGGCTGCAATAAGTGGCCTGCATACAGTTAAGGAAGGAAGAGTTACTGAACCAGCCTGAAGTCTAGATGattccttctcctcccattacgccccccccagcagcacttcTTCTCCCAAACTACATTCCTTTCTAATCTCTGATTAGAACAGGCAATGAATCTCTCCACTCCCATCCTTCACACAGCGTGGAGGTAAACGCTCCAGGATTTGGAGATCAAAATGGAATTTAGCacattagggggaaaaaagtggaCTAGGAGTAAGGACTCGCATCATTTTCAATCACCAAAAACAAAAGATGTGAACCAATTATTTTAGTGTTGCTTCAGTTTTCGCTCTAGGTAGGATGCTAGTGTCTCTAACGTGTCTTGAGGTTCCAAAACCATGAAACCTAGTCAgtccttgtccttttttttttttttttttttttttttgcttcagcagCCCTTCCAAGTGCTACAGGCTTGCAGATCACCTGACAAACTGGCTGAAAGCTTTATAGTTGGTGAGAGTGCGGTAATCCTCTTCTGTGAAGATATGGTCAATATCCTCCATGCCCCAATCCTCTAAGAGCTGAGCAGATGACTTTGGCTCCTGTGCAAAGAGAATCACAGCAACTCTGAGCAAAAGCACATACTCTACAAAAGAGCTTCTATAAATCTACATTACCCATATACCTTTCATCTACAGATGACCCAATGGGTCAAGACTGGGGGATTtccacctccagccccccccTTCACTTGTCACTGCCATAGGACACAGCCTCACTAGAACATCAGAAGTGGGAAAAGTCTGCCGATTCCATATACTTTCTAGGTGTGTTTAAGGTAGGAGAGAGGAAGGCATGCAAGATGGGAAAGCATTCAGGTCAGTCAAGTTTAGGAGAGGAAGAAACGGAACCATCCCCACTTCATGCACAGTAACAAACAGCACTGATCCCCAAAATCGGATACACGGAAGCGAGGAACAAGCAGTCTATCAGCAGGGTATCCTCTCACCTTGGAGTcatcatcttcttcctcttcttcttcttcctccttgcgcttagctttgtttttcttttccttcttaggccctaatttcttctttttcttcttcccaggtGTATAGTCACTGCCTTCACTGTCCGAGCGCAgaacctcctcttcttcctccacaAACTCATTGCCCTCACCAGAGCTGTCccccagctggggagggagggagagagaagatcAGGCAGCTGTGAGAAAATACCCTGGATAAGCACTAAATGCCACATTCTCCCCAAGCTCTAGAGGATTCGTACAATGGATTGCTGCTGTAGGTCAACAACAAAGCCAGTCCCCTCATGCCACATATCCATAGAGCATCATCCAAGACTTCCTTTTCCTCACCTCCTTCTTCTGACGCTTGCTGAGCTTGGGCACTTTGGGTTCCTTTAGTTTCTTgggcttcttcttcttcttgatTTTGGGTGTTTCAGCCTCAGATAGAAGCTCTTCTTCCGGCTCTTCTTCAGGCtctggaggggaagaggtgACGTATAATTTCAACTTCCATCTGTGCACTACACCATAGCCCTCttctcacagacttcacttgATTTGTCTAGTTGCTACATACTTACAAACATAGAAGCATTTACAACCTCTTACCCTGAACTGTTTATAACATACTACTTAATCATACGGTAAGTAACacattttcctccctcccttcaaCAAAGCCTATTTCCACAGTATTCCTTCTCCAAGCAGAGTTGCACTCAGATCTCAAGGACCAGAAGTTTGCCCTAACCAAATAAGAGGAAAGGGCAGAGAGTAGATGGCCACAACTAAAGGAGTTGAAATAGTGAATATAATGGAGAACATGAATAGGATACTGTTTCAGTCCTCAGGTCTCCAGAAGATAAGTTACTTAACCTCTTTACCTGGGCAGAGCATCCTACAGCAGCATGCAAAGTACAGTCCAGTATGCCACTACTTGGCCTCCTCCATAGGTAAGCTGCTACTCAGCAACTCGGTTCTGATTTGGATTTGGCACAACTTtctccccccagcccttccctctATGCCAGCAGCTAGCAAGCTCACCCCATGGGCAGGGCGGTGCAAGCTCCCATCCCATGGCCTGGCTCCCCGCAGCGGCCTGGCTCCCCGAGgcccccggggcaggggcagcccgcTGCTCCTTTGTGGCAGTCTGCGGGAGCAGCCCAGCCATTcgccctcccctgctgccccgcCCATCGCACACAGCCAGAGTCACTCCTTCTCCCTCCAAGGGAAAATGGCCTCCTGACcacaggagctgggcaggatgGAGGAAGCCACAGGTCGAGAGAGCTGCAGTGGTGGGATGAGGTGATGCAGGTAGAGCTCTCAAAATTTGGGGTCCCTGCATCCCTGACACACCTCCAGCCAATTAGTATCTCTTCACTCGCACGGTCCTGCAACACCAGTTCCTTCAGAGATTCCACATCTTCCTCTCCTGCTAGTTCCGATTTAGAGCCTCTAGTGTCCCATCCCTTCCAATGCATCTCTTAAAGCTCTTAAGTTTGCAAtgattttaagtttttcttcacCAAGATTTTCCTTACAAGGCTTACTGACAATCTACCCCCTACCTAAGGTCTTAGCAGGACCAGAAGGCACCTAAAGTCAAACACCAAGAGAAAAAGccaggcaaacaaaaaagccaagaaGCCCTTAACATCACTTTCCCTTTCCAGATGCAACATTTTCTCATATGATACTACAACACTACAGCATGACCTGGTAAGAAAAGCCAAACTTGTCTTA
This is a stretch of genomic DNA from Cygnus atratus isolate AKBS03 ecotype Queensland, Australia chromosome 1, CAtr_DNAZoo_HiC_assembly, whole genome shotgun sequence. It encodes these proteins:
- the CHD4 gene encoding chromodomain-helicase-DNA-binding protein 4 isoform X3; translation: MASGIGSPSPCSGGSDDDEMEILLNNAIPQHQGIEGLQGPCVKWGNAPLTMEPEEEPEEELLSEAETPKIKKKKKPKKLKEPKVPKLSKRQKKELGDSSGEGNEFVEEEEEVLRSDSEGSDYTPGKKKKKKLGPKKEKKNKAKRKEEEEEEEEDDDSKEPKSSAQLLEDWGMEDIDHIFTEEDYRTLTNYKAFSQFVRPLIAAKNPKIAVSKMMMVLGAKWREFSTNNPFKGSSGASVAAAAAAAVAVVESMVTNVDAVLPQPPVEVPLRKAKTKEGKGPNARRKPKASPRIPDIKKPKTKKVAPLKIKLGGFGSKRKRSSSEDDDLDVESDFDDASINSYSVSDGSTSRSSRSRKKLKAGKKKKKGEEDSTVAVDGYETDHQDYCEVCQQGGEIILCDTCPRAYHMVCLDPDMEKAPEGKWSCPHCEKEGIQWEAKEDNSEGEEILEDVVGDAEEEDDHHMEFCRVCKDGGELLCCDACPSSYHIHCLNPPLPEIPNGEWLCPRCTCPALKGKVQKILIWKWGQPPVGPPPPRPPDADPNAPPPKPLEGRPERQFFVKWQGMSYWHCSWVSELQLELHCQVMFRNYQRKNDMDEPPSGDFGGEEEKSRKRKNKDPKYAEMEERFYRYGIKPEWMMIHRILNHSVDKKGNVHYLIKWRDLPYDQASWESEDVDIQDYDLYKQAYWNHRELMRGEEGRPGKKLKKVKMRKLERPPETPTVDPTVKYDRQPEYLDVTGGTLHPYQLEGLNWLRFSWAQGTDTILADEMGLGKTVQTAVFLYSLYKEGHSKGPFLVSAPLSTIINWEREFEMWAPDMYVVTYVGDKDSRAIIRENEFTFEDNAIRGGKKASRMKKEAAVKFHVLLTSYELITIDMAILGSIDWACLIVDEAHRLKNNQSKFFRVLNGYSLQHKLLLTGTPLQNNLEELFHLLNFLTPERFHNLEGFLEEFADIAKEDQIKKLHDMLGPHMLRRLKADVFKNMPSKTELIVRVELSPMQKKYYKYILTRNFEALNARGGGNQVSLLNVVMDLKKCCNHPYLFPVAAMEAPKMPNGMYDGSALIRASGKLLLLQKMLKNLKEGGHRVLIFSQMTKMLDLLEDFLEHEGYKYERIDGGITGNMRQEAIDRFNAPGAQQFCFLLSTRAGGLGINLATADTVIIYDSDWNPHNDIQAFSRAHRIGQNKKVMIYRFVTRASVEERITQVAKKKMMLTHLVVRPGLGSKTGSMSKQELDDILKFGTEELFKDEATEGGDNKEGEDSSVIHYDDKAIERLLDRNQDETEDTELQGMNEYLSSFKVAQYVVREEEMGEEEEVEREIIKQEESVDPDYWEKLLRHHYEQQQEDLARNLGKGKRIRKQVNYNDGSQEDRGSRAVFLSDWQDDQSDNQSDYSVASEEGDEDFDERSEARRPSRKGLRNDKDKPLPPLLARVGGNIEVLGFNARQRKAFLNAIMRYGMPPQDAFTTQWLVRDLRGKSEKEFKAYVSLFMRHLCEPGADGAETFADGVPREGLSRQHVLTRIGVMSLIRKKVQEFEHVNGRWSMPELAEIEENKKLSQPSSPSPKTPTPSTPGDTQPNTPAPVPPPEDGVKVEEGASTKEQGESAEPEKELSASATETEVPMEQCAQPVETPPQEAKSPANPTEAEEKKVEEPEVKERPDEPMEVESKADVEKVEDRAPIENTPEPPIITLDEKDEKKEDDKRDVVMLQNGEMLKESVDERHKKAVKQRFMFNIADGGFTELHSLWQNEERAATVTKKTYEIWHRRHDYWLLAGIINHGYARWQDIQNDPRYAILNEPFKGEMNRGNFLEIKNKFLARRFKLLEQALVIEEQLRRAAYLNMSEDPSHPSMALNTRFAEVECLAESHQHLSKESMAGNKPANAVLHKVLKQLEELLSDMKADVTRLPATIARIPPVAVRLQMSERNILSRLANRSSEPPPPPPPQQVAQQQ